Part of the Bombina bombina isolate aBomBom1 chromosome 8, aBomBom1.pri, whole genome shotgun sequence genome is shown below.
ACTGCATTTATCTTTTGTATCAACTAGACATTTAAATTATCTTTTTTCCTCATCATTTCTTTATCTTTCCTTGCAGAGCCAAAATGTGGCGTTAATGAGCAATATTATACTGAATGTATGCCCTGTCCCAAACATTGtggaaataaagagatcatgtgcAAAATACCTTGCAAACCTGGCTGTGGCTGCAAACCTGGTTATTTCATGGCGAGTTCCTTATCACCACAATGCATTCCTGAAGCAAAATGTGAGAAATGTGGCAAGCTTGAAGTGTATGATGAGTGCACTGCTCACTGCTATGACACCTGTGATGGTCCAGTTATCTGTACCAAAATTTGTACATCTGGTTGTAAATGCAAGAATGGCTATGTCAATAACAATGGAAGTTGCATCTTGCCCTCAAAGTGTCCAAAACCGACCAAAGGCTACATTATACCATGATGTGAATTTTATGTTTTCAAATGCCCTTGGGTTATGCACAACTTCAATtgagaaaataaaacaaactttcAATAtatctttgatatttatttgtactTATTCTGTCTGCCTTTGCTGTGAAATAACTATGAATATTGTTTTAGTTCCACTCCCCCTCCCCATAAGAGGCTGAAAAGCCTCATCATACTTAGTATTGTGTAATTTACCTTAGCCCGTAACATTTTAAACAGGAATTAGTTAGCCCAGATTGCAAGCTTATTTGCATATATTCCTAATTTGCTATTGCAGAAGAGACCAGAAACATAGATTTCACCAGGCTTTCCAAGAGGTCTatccctgaactgctcttgatGTGCAACAAATGAcagttaaataattttaaaacattgttttGCAATTAATTGCTCATATATGTTACATTGTGTTATATTGTGTTTAACTCAAATTTTTGAAAGGTGTTTC
Proteins encoded:
- the LOC128638175 gene encoding zonadhesin-like, with translation MLHNTVIILLLAMVLPLTYVKAESYPLKPEPKCGVNEQYYTECMPCPKHCGNKEIMCKIPCKPGCGCKPGYFMASSLSPQCIPEAKCEKCGKLEVYDECTAHCYDTCDGPVICTKICTSGCKCKNGYVNNNGSCILPSKCPKPTKGYIIP